A genomic stretch from Amphiura filiformis unplaced genomic scaffold, Afil_fr2py scaffold_30, whole genome shotgun sequence includes:
- the LOC140143861 gene encoding melatonin receptor type 1B-A-like translates to METVNATTNGSINFPMSVNYWEQIFTAILTLLISVTGIIGNTLIILAVAFCQKLQTSTNAFVTSLAVADLLTSIFLIWFSVSILGHNEWPIPNAIWLCDITGFTIYACRGTSLYTLAAIAVNRLILITKSYTYSKIFTSWKLVMLIAIPWIIPWVAFIILILAGVGQFGYDIGDLSCSAIGSAYLPDIMAICIAAIGFPVPLSLVVFSYTGIYLYLRRHFHAKKSTIQIPSSHGTDDTGSNALDLDAKDKQLQVSTPDLSDNANMNQTKRYRQISRDQIKITKNLFLIVCSVYVCFLPYFICLLLIQKSYIRVHFYARIVTFANSAINFAIHTSKHPDFNMVIRNMVRGSYSNIPQPSRLLRFLLSKWK, encoded by the coding sequence ATGGAAACAGTCAATGCAACCACTAATGGCTCTATCAATTTTCCCATGAGTGTGAATTACTGGGAGCAAATTTTTACAGCCATCCTTACTTTGCTTATCTCCGTAACTGGTATCATTGGGAACACACTAATTATTTTAGCAGTGGCCTTCTGCCAGAAACTACAAACCTCTAcaaatgcttttgtgacaagttTAGCAGTGGCTGACTTGTTGACATCCATATTCCTGATCTGGTTTTCTGTTAGCATTCTTGGTCATAATGAATGGCCTATTCCTAATGCTATATGGTTGTGCGATATAACGGGGTTTACAATATACGCTTGTAGAGGTACGAGTCTGTACACTCTCGCAGCCATTGCAGTCAATCGTCTTATCCTGATCACCAAATCATACACGTATAGTAAGATATTCACTTCATGGAAGCTTGTCATGTTAATCGCAATTCCTTGGATCATACCATGGGTGGCTTTCATCATTCTCATACTGGCAGGAGTGGGTCAGTTTGGTTATGACATTGGTGACCTGTCGTGCTCTGCTATAGGGTCCGCCTACCTTCCTGATATAATGGCAATTTGCATTGCAGCCATTGGATTCCCTGTTCCATTGTCCTTGGTGGTCTTCAGCTACACCGGGATATATCTGTACTTGAGGAGACACTTCCATGCTAAGAAGAGTACTATACAGATTCCATCGTCTCACGGAACAGATGACACTGGATCCAATGCACTGGATCTTGACGCGAAGGACAAACAGCTGCAGGTATCAACACCAGATTTATCCGACAACGCTAATATGAACCAAACCAAACGCTATAGACAAATATCCCGAGACCAAATCAAGATCACCAAGAATCTCTTCTTGATAGTGTGCTCTGTATATGTCTGTTTTCTACCTTATTTCATATGTCTCTTGTTAATTCAGAAGTCTTATATACGTGTACATTTCTATGCTCGCATAGTAACATTTGCTAATAGTGCGATAAATTTTGCGATCCATACCAGTAAGCATCCAGATTTTAACATGGTGATAAGAAATATGGTGCGGGGCTCATATTCGAACATCCCTCAACCGTCTCGACTTTTAAGGTTTCTCTTGTCAAAGTGGAAGTAA